The Nocardioides pantholopis genome window below encodes:
- a CDS encoding response regulator has protein sequence MIRIVVADDHPVVRDGIRSMLGAVADFEVVGEAASGPEAVARVRETDPDVVVMDLRMPGGGGVDAVRALRAQGSRAAVLVLTTYDTDADTVAAIEAGATGYLLKDTPAERIFEAVRATAAGETVLSPAVVARLTSHVRRPPPGAALTVREREVLALVARGTTNRAIAQQLFVSEATVKTHLTHVYEKLGVGDRAAAVATAYERGILGG, from the coding sequence GTGATCCGGATCGTGGTCGCCGACGACCACCCGGTCGTCCGCGACGGGATCCGCAGCATGCTCGGCGCCGTCGCCGACTTCGAGGTGGTGGGCGAGGCGGCCAGCGGCCCCGAGGCCGTCGCCCGGGTCCGGGAGACCGACCCCGACGTCGTGGTGATGGACCTGCGGATGCCCGGCGGCGGTGGCGTCGACGCGGTGCGCGCCCTGCGGGCCCAGGGGTCCCGGGCGGCGGTGCTGGTGCTGACCACCTACGACACCGACGCCGACACGGTCGCGGCGATCGAGGCGGGCGCGACCGGCTACCTGCTCAAGGACACCCCGGCGGAGCGGATCTTCGAGGCGGTGCGCGCCACGGCCGCCGGCGAGACAGTGCTCTCCCCCGCGGTCGTCGCCCGGCTCACCTCGCACGTGCGTCGGCCCCCGCCCGGGGCCGCACTGACCGTCCGCGAGCGGGAGGTGCTCGCGCTGGTCGCCCGCGGCACGACGAACCGGGCCATCGCGCAGCAGCTCTTCGTCAGCGAGGCGACCGTCAAGACCCACCTCACGCACGTCTACGAGAAGCTCGGGGTCGGCGACCGAGCGGCCGCCGTCGCGACGGCGTACGAGCGCGGGATCCTCGGCGGCTGA
- a CDS encoding sensor histidine kinase — protein MSATVPGEQAWERSYRHLPLALLVVATVAALATGPATDGTSPAWRLAAQLALVAATAACLAWWAYGRPLPTAAASTPFRYVLRTLLAFALTLLNPLFCVFGWIGFADATDTFRGRGVWLAFGATAVVMATGQSGGLPVGSTGHVVLFLALFALNFGLAAAMGRYAIHVERTSEDRASAITELERVNASLEEAIARNDSLQQTVVAQARVAGVQEERQRLSREIHDTIAQSLAAVLAQLQAAAQDPDPRPRIARATELARAALAEARRSVMDLAPVPLTEAALPEALDGIVRGWAADHAARTDLVVTGDVRPLHPEVEATVLRVTQEALANVARHSGAARVGVTLSYDGEEVLLDVRDDGVGFDPEQPAGGSSFGLRGMRARAERLAGTLGVESRPGTGTAVSVRLPALAREAA, from the coding sequence ATGAGCGCGACCGTCCCCGGTGAGCAGGCCTGGGAGCGCTCGTACCGGCACCTCCCCCTGGCGCTCCTCGTCGTGGCCACGGTCGCGGCTCTCGCGACCGGGCCGGCGACCGACGGGACCTCGCCGGCCTGGCGCCTGGCCGCCCAGCTCGCGCTCGTTGCGGCGACCGCTGCATGCCTGGCCTGGTGGGCCTACGGCCGGCCGCTCCCGACGGCCGCGGCCAGCACCCCGTTCCGCTACGTGCTGCGGACCCTCCTGGCCTTCGCGCTGACACTGCTCAACCCGCTGTTCTGCGTCTTCGGCTGGATCGGGTTCGCCGACGCGACTGACACCTTCCGCGGACGCGGGGTGTGGCTGGCGTTCGGCGCGACAGCGGTGGTGATGGCCACCGGCCAGTCGGGCGGCCTGCCCGTCGGCTCCACCGGGCACGTGGTGCTCTTCCTGGCGCTGTTCGCGCTGAACTTCGGCCTGGCGGCCGCGATGGGCCGGTACGCGATCCACGTCGAGCGGACCAGCGAGGACCGCGCGAGCGCGATCACCGAGCTCGAGCGGGTCAACGCCAGCCTGGAGGAGGCCATCGCCCGCAACGACTCGCTACAGCAGACCGTCGTGGCCCAGGCCCGCGTCGCCGGGGTGCAGGAGGAGCGCCAGCGGCTCTCGCGCGAGATCCACGACACGATCGCCCAGTCCCTCGCCGCGGTCCTGGCCCAGCTCCAGGCGGCTGCCCAGGACCCCGACCCCCGGCCCCGGATCGCGCGGGCCACCGAGCTGGCCCGCGCGGCGCTGGCCGAGGCCCGGCGCTCGGTGATGGACCTGGCGCCGGTGCCACTGACCGAGGCAGCGCTGCCGGAGGCGCTGGACGGCATCGTCCGCGGCTGGGCGGCCGACCACGCGGCGCGCACCGACCTCGTCGTCACCGGCGACGTCCGGCCGCTCCATCCCGAGGTCGAGGCGACAGTCCTGCGGGTGACGCAGGAGGCGCTCGCCAACGTCGCCCGGCACTCCGGCGCGGCCCGGGTCGGGGTGACCCTGTCCTACGACGGCGAGGAGGTCCTGCTCGACGTCCGCGACGACGGCGTCGGCTTCGACCCCGAGCAGCCGGCCGGCGGGAGCTCGTTCGGCCTGCGGGGCATGCGGGCCCGGGCCGAGCGGCTCGCGGGCACGCTGGGCGTCGAGTCGCGGCCCGGGACCGGGACCGCCGTCTCGGTGCGGCTGCCCGCGCTGGCCCGGGAGGCGGCGTGA
- a CDS encoding ABC transporter permease, which produces MSALVAPGARVVLRTEARLFGRELTSLFWILVFPTALLCILGAIPSFRDPDPELGGLRDVDLYLPVAILLSMIMAAVMSMPPVVLAYRESGVLRRLSTTPVGPGALLGAQVLLHAAAVVTSSLLALAVGRLVFAVPFPGSLPGYGLAYLLALAAAFSIGAVLTSVSPDARTGNVVGMLVFFPAMFTAGVYLPVQAMPDPLRDVLGFTPLTAAAEAMTEALAGGFPAGQHLLVVAVWAVVLSLLAVRTFRWE; this is translated from the coding sequence ATGAGCGCCCTCGTCGCCCCCGGCGCCCGGGTCGTGCTGCGCACCGAGGCGAGGCTCTTCGGCCGCGAGCTCACCTCCCTGTTCTGGATCCTGGTCTTCCCCACCGCGCTGCTGTGCATCCTCGGGGCGATCCCGAGCTTCCGGGACCCGGACCCGGAGCTGGGCGGGCTGCGCGACGTCGATCTCTATCTCCCGGTCGCGATCCTGCTCTCGATGATCATGGCCGCGGTGATGTCGATGCCTCCCGTCGTCCTCGCCTACCGCGAGAGCGGGGTGCTGCGCCGGCTGAGCACGACGCCGGTCGGCCCGGGTGCCCTGCTCGGGGCCCAGGTGCTGCTGCACGCCGCCGCCGTCGTCACCTCCTCGCTGCTCGCGCTCGCGGTGGGCCGGCTGGTCTTCGCCGTCCCGTTCCCCGGCTCGCTGCCCGGCTACGGGCTGGCGTACCTGCTCGCCCTGGCCGCGGCGTTCTCGATCGGCGCCGTCCTCACCTCGGTCTCCCCCGATGCCCGGACCGGCAACGTGGTCGGCATGCTGGTGTTCTTCCCGGCGATGTTCACCGCCGGCGTCTACCTGCCGGTGCAGGCGATGCCGGACCCGCTGCGCGACGTCCTCGGCTTCACGCCGCTGACCGCGGCGGCGGAGGCGATGACCGAGGCGCTGGCGGGCGGGTTCCCCGCGGGCCAGCACCTGCTCGTGGTCGCCGTGTGGGCGGTGGTGCTCTCGCTGCTGGCGGTGCGCACCTTCCGCTGGGAGTGA
- a CDS encoding ABC transporter ATP-binding protein: MPTPAPEPPADPPADPPAEPAVQVDGLRKTYGAKVAVDGVGFTVARGEVFGILGPNGAGKTTTVEAVAGLRVGDAGRVRVLGIDPWTEREALTRVLSIQLQESRLQAKITVQEALELWSALYDDPVPWRQVAGRLGLGEHLRRRFGDLSGGQQQRLSIALALVARPQVVILDELSTGLDPRARRDVWQVVRDLRDSGVTVLLVTHSMEEAQALCDRVAIIDGGRIRALDTPAGLIRTAGEATTMTFVPSAPVDLAALRSLPGVRAAYAEAGAVVVTGDEEVAVTVVTTLVAQGVVPRQLDVTSGSLDTAYLDLTATDRAEEPA; this comes from the coding sequence GTGCCCACACCCGCCCCCGAGCCCCCCGCCGACCCTCCTGCCGACCCTCCTGCCGAGCCGGCCGTGCAGGTCGACGGCCTCCGCAAGACCTACGGCGCGAAGGTCGCGGTCGACGGCGTCGGCTTCACCGTGGCGCGCGGCGAGGTCTTCGGCATCCTCGGCCCGAACGGCGCGGGGAAGACCACGACTGTCGAGGCGGTCGCCGGCCTCCGGGTCGGCGACGCCGGCCGGGTCCGGGTGCTCGGGATCGACCCCTGGACCGAGCGGGAGGCGCTGACCCGTGTGCTGTCGATCCAGCTCCAGGAGAGCCGGCTGCAGGCGAAGATCACCGTCCAGGAGGCGCTGGAGCTCTGGTCGGCGCTGTACGACGACCCCGTGCCGTGGCGCCAGGTCGCCGGGCGGCTCGGTCTGGGCGAGCACCTCCGGCGCCGGTTCGGCGACCTCAGCGGCGGCCAGCAGCAGCGGCTCTCGATCGCGCTCGCCCTCGTCGCGCGCCCGCAGGTGGTGATCCTCGACGAGCTGAGCACCGGGCTGGACCCCCGCGCCCGCCGCGACGTGTGGCAGGTGGTGCGCGACCTGCGCGACTCGGGCGTGACAGTGCTGCTGGTCACCCACTCGATGGAGGAGGCCCAGGCGCTGTGCGACCGGGTCGCGATCATCGACGGCGGGCGGATCCGCGCCCTGGACACCCCCGCGGGGCTGATCCGCACCGCTGGCGAGGCGACGACGATGACGTTCGTGCCGTCGGCGCCGGTCGACCTCGCGGCGCTGCGCTCGCTGCCCGGCGTGCGCGCGGCGTACGCCGAGGCGGGCGCCGTGGTCGTGACCGGCGACGAGGAGGTCGCCGTCACCGTGGTGACGACGCTCGTCGCCCAGGGCGTCGTGCCGAGGCAGCTGGACGTGACGTCCGGGTCCCTGGACACGGCCTACCTGGACCTGACCGCCACCGACCGGGCGGAGGAGCCCGCATGA
- a CDS encoding PLP-dependent cysteine synthase family protein, with translation MRYDNLLASVGNTPLVGLPRLSPSPEVRLWAKLEDRNPTGSIKDRPALKMVEEAEKAGVLRPGCTILEPTSGNTGISLAMAAKLKGYRIVCVMPENTSEERRQLLRMWGAEIVSSPAAGGSNEAVRVAKRVAAEHPDWVMLYQYGNAANALAHEEGTGPEILADLPSVTHFVGGLGTTGTLMGVSRYFRRAKPDVRIVAAEPRYGELVYGLRNLDEGFVPELYDAELIDARFSVGPRDAVRRVRELLELEGIFAGVSTGAILHAALGQAVKAVKAGESADIAFVVPDAGWKYLSTGAYEGTVDQAEDRLEGQLWA, from the coding sequence ATGCGTTATGACAACCTGCTCGCCTCGGTCGGCAACACTCCGCTCGTCGGGCTGCCGCGGTTGTCCCCGTCGCCCGAGGTCCGGCTGTGGGCCAAGCTCGAGGACCGCAACCCCACCGGCTCGATCAAGGACCGCCCCGCCCTGAAGATGGTCGAGGAGGCCGAGAAGGCCGGCGTGCTGCGCCCGGGCTGCACGATCCTCGAGCCGACCTCCGGCAACACCGGCATCTCGCTGGCGATGGCCGCGAAGCTCAAGGGCTACCGGATCGTGTGCGTGATGCCGGAGAACACCTCCGAGGAGCGCCGCCAGCTGCTGCGGATGTGGGGTGCCGAGATCGTCTCCTCGCCCGCCGCCGGTGGCTCCAACGAGGCCGTCCGGGTCGCGAAGCGGGTCGCCGCGGAGCACCCCGACTGGGTGATGCTCTACCAGTACGGCAACGCCGCGAACGCCCTCGCGCACGAGGAGGGCACCGGCCCGGAGATCCTCGCCGACCTGCCCAGCGTGACCCACTTCGTGGGCGGGCTCGGCACCACCGGGACGCTGATGGGCGTCTCCCGCTACTTCCGCCGGGCCAAGCCGGACGTGCGCATCGTCGCCGCCGAGCCGCGCTACGGCGAGCTGGTCTACGGCCTGCGCAACCTCGACGAGGGCTTCGTGCCCGAGCTGTACGACGCCGAGCTGATCGACGCCCGGTTCTCGGTCGGCCCCCGGGACGCCGTCCGCCGGGTCCGCGAGCTGCTGGAGCTGGAGGGGATCTTCGCCGGGGTCTCCACCGGCGCGATCCTGCACGCCGCGCTCGGCCAGGCGGTCAAGGCGGTCAAGGCGGGGGAGAGCGCCGACATCGCGTTCGTCGTGCCCGACGCCGGCTGGAAGTACCTCTCCACCGGCGCCTACGAGGGCACCGTCGACCAGGCCGAGGACCGGCTGGAGGGACAGCTGTGGGCCTGA
- a CDS encoding DUF3152 domain-containing protein, with translation MGLRALVALLLACLLGAGLLPVGGPAAAASAEPVAVAVAVGEESAAAPALVAKRPPVVRGTARYGRTLRATPGRWSPAPSRVRYEWLRDGEPVARGRSHRIRPADVGHRLRVRVTARAEGHAPTAAVSERSGPVDHRVGVRRTVTYRVETRGRVSADLRALRRLVQQTYDDPRGWRGAGVRFRPVRRGGSFSVVLANAATMPSFSPVCSVQWSCRVGRYVVLNQTRWQHASPAWNRAGRSLRDYRHMVLNHETGHWLGHGHASCPGRGRPAPVMMQQSKGRDGCRFNPWPTAAELRSTR, from the coding sequence GTGGGCCTGAGGGCCCTCGTCGCCCTCCTCCTCGCCTGCCTGCTCGGGGCGGGCCTGCTTCCCGTCGGCGGCCCTGCGGCCGCCGCGAGCGCCGAGCCGGTGGCGGTGGCGGTGGCGGTGGGCGAGGAGTCGGCCGCCGCGCCCGCCCTGGTCGCGAAGCGGCCGCCCGTCGTCCGCGGCACCGCGCGCTACGGGCGCACCCTGCGGGCCACGCCGGGCCGCTGGTCGCCCGCGCCGAGCCGCGTCCGCTACGAGTGGCTGCGCGACGGCGAGCCGGTCGCGCGGGGGCGCAGCCACCGGATCCGGCCGGCCGACGTCGGGCACCGGCTGCGGGTCCGGGTCACCGCCCGGGCCGAGGGCCACGCCCCGACCGCCGCGGTCTCCGAGCGGTCAGGGCCCGTCGACCACCGGGTCGGGGTCCGGCGCACGGTGACCTACCGGGTCGAGACCCGGGGCCGGGTGAGCGCCGACCTGCGCGCGCTGCGCCGCCTGGTCCAGCAGACCTATGACGACCCGCGCGGCTGGCGCGGCGCCGGCGTCCGGTTCCGGCCGGTGCGCCGCGGCGGCTCGTTCAGCGTCGTGCTCGCGAACGCCGCCACGATGCCGTCGTTCAGCCCGGTGTGCAGCGTCCAGTGGAGCTGCCGGGTCGGCCGCTACGTCGTGCTCAACCAGACCCGCTGGCAGCATGCCTCGCCGGCCTGGAACCGGGCCGGCCGGTCGCTGCGCGACTACCGGCACATGGTCCTCAACCACGAGACCGGCCACTGGCTGGGCCACGGCCACGCGAGCTGCCCGGGGCGCGGCCGCCCGGCCCCGGTGATGATGCAGCAGTCCAAGGGCCGCGACGGCTGCCGCTTCAACCCGTGGCCGACGGCCGCGGAGCTGCGCAGCACCCGCTGA
- a CDS encoding alkaline phosphatase family protein has protein sequence MRPGARSRPLPAPVLAVAVAGLAIALVLVLALTLALVAAPPATTPVASPLAASAPAGGTRVLAISVDGLNPTALRRLGVERAPTLHRLVAEGRSTLNARTARELTQTLPNHTSMVTGRRIDSRRGGHGVDWNDHRRGTTVRRAAGRPVASVFTVVDRAGGSSAVFAGKEKFTLFRRSWPRAIDRFRFTEDDAALVRAAQRDLVNHDRALTFLHLRTPDTAGHADGFGSATYLDAVARVDRLVGTLVATIERDEQLRQRTVVVLTSDHGGSGPSHLPRARLGNYRIPFLVWGASITGGDLYALNPQRRDPGRGRPTYGARRQPVRNGDLANVVTALLGLRPVPGSRLNPRQDLRVR, from the coding sequence ATGCGTCCCGGGGCCCGGTCTCGTCCCCTGCCCGCCCCGGTCCTGGCGGTGGCAGTGGCAGGACTCGCGATCGCGCTGGTCCTCGTCCTGGCCCTGACCCTGGCCCTGGTGGCCGCGCCCCCCGCTACCACGCCGGTCGCCAGCCCGCTGGCCGCCTCGGCGCCGGCCGGCGGGACCCGGGTCCTGGCGATCTCGGTGGACGGGCTGAACCCGACCGCGCTGCGACGCCTCGGCGTCGAGCGGGCGCCGACCCTGCACCGGCTGGTCGCCGAGGGCCGCAGCACCCTCAACGCCCGCACGGCGCGGGAGCTCACCCAGACCCTGCCGAACCACACCTCGATGGTCACCGGCCGGCGCATCGACAGTCGTCGCGGCGGGCACGGCGTCGACTGGAACGACCACCGGCGCGGCACCACCGTGCGCCGTGCCGCCGGCCGACCGGTCGCGTCGGTGTTCACGGTCGTGGACCGGGCGGGCGGGTCGAGCGCCGTGTTCGCCGGCAAGGAGAAGTTCACGCTGTTCCGGCGCTCCTGGCCGCGCGCGATCGACCGGTTCCGGTTCACCGAGGACGACGCCGCACTGGTGCGGGCCGCCCAGCGCGACCTGGTCAACCACGACCGCGCGCTGACCTTCCTGCACCTGCGCACCCCGGACACCGCCGGGCACGCCGACGGCTTCGGGTCCGCCACCTATCTCGACGCGGTCGCCCGTGTCGACAGGCTGGTGGGCACCCTGGTGGCCACGATCGAGCGCGACGAGCAGCTGCGCCAGCGCACGGTGGTCGTGCTGACCTCCGACCACGGCGGGTCCGGTCCCAGCCACCTCCCCCGGGCCAGGCTGGGCAACTACCGGATCCCGTTCCTGGTCTGGGGCGCTTCGATCACGGGCGGCGACCTCTACGCCCTCAACCCGCAGCGCCGCGATCCCGGCCGCGGGCGCCCGACGTACGGCGCGCGGCGCCAGCCGGTCCGCAACGGCGACCTGGCGAACGTCGTCACCGCGCTGCTCGGGCTGCGGCCGGTGCCGGGAAGCCGGCTCAACCCCCGGCAGGACCTGCGGGTGCGCTAG
- a CDS encoding MBL fold metallo-hydrolase, with protein MRLTVVGCSGSYPGPDSPASCYLLEATHDDGTGERTWRVLLDLGSGALGALHRYVDPLTVDAVLLSHLHADHCLDLCGYYVMRKYHPLGHQPRIPVLGPAGTADRMARAYDLPTEPGMTEEFDFREWSGPVRIGPFAVEPIEVDHPVLAYGLRIAADGAVLGYSGDTGPCEGLDRVAAGTDLMLAEASFRVGDPNPPRLHLTGADCGEMAARTGVRRLVLTHVPPWHDPQIALGEARAAYDGPLELARAGATYDLRG; from the coding sequence GTGCGACTGACGGTCGTGGGCTGCTCGGGCTCCTACCCGGGTCCGGACTCCCCGGCGAGCTGCTACCTCCTCGAGGCGACCCACGACGACGGCACCGGCGAGCGCACCTGGCGGGTGCTGCTCGACCTCGGCAGCGGGGCGCTGGGCGCGCTGCACCGCTACGTCGACCCGCTCACGGTCGACGCGGTGCTGCTCAGCCACCTGCACGCCGACCACTGCCTGGACCTGTGCGGCTACTACGTGATGCGCAAGTACCACCCGCTCGGCCACCAGCCGCGGATCCCGGTGCTCGGCCCCGCCGGCACGGCCGACCGGATGGCCCGGGCCTACGACCTGCCGACCGAGCCGGGCATGACCGAGGAGTTCGACTTCCGGGAGTGGTCCGGCCCGGTCCGGATCGGTCCGTTCGCGGTCGAGCCCATCGAGGTCGACCACCCGGTGCTGGCCTACGGGCTGCGGATCGCCGCCGACGGGGCGGTGCTCGGCTACAGCGGGGACACCGGGCCCTGCGAGGGGCTGGACCGGGTGGCCGCCGGCACCGACCTGATGCTGGCCGAGGCGTCGTTCCGCGTCGGCGACCCGAACCCGCCGCGCCTGCACCTGACCGGCGCCGACTGCGGCGAGATGGCGGCCCGCACCGGCGTCCGCCGCCTCGTGCTCACCCACGTGCCGCCGTGGCACGACCCGCAGATCGCGCTCGGCGAGGCGCGGGCTGCCTACGACGGGCCGCTGGAGCTGGCCCGCGCGGGCGCGACGTACGACCTGCGCGGCTGA
- a CDS encoding response regulator codes for MSGSPVRPIRLLVVDDDPLVRSALALMLGGQPDLELAGEAAHGREALDLTATLRPDVVLMDIRMPVLNGLDATRELHARPDPPHVIVLTTFDADEHVLAALAAGADGFLLKDTAPAQILAAIRAVAAGDPMLSPSVTRTLMERFRTGATTDRATHARRRLDLLTPREREVAMAVGAGLSNAEIARSLYLSVPTVKAHVSRLFEKLGTTNRVQIAICVHDARAL; via the coding sequence ATGAGCGGCTCCCCGGTCCGGCCGATCCGGCTCCTGGTCGTCGACGACGACCCGCTGGTGCGCTCGGCGCTCGCGCTGATGCTGGGCGGCCAGCCGGACCTGGAGCTCGCCGGCGAGGCCGCGCACGGCCGCGAGGCCCTGGACCTGACAGCGACGCTGCGCCCCGACGTGGTGCTGATGGACATCCGGATGCCCGTGCTCAACGGCCTGGACGCCACCCGCGAGCTGCACGCCCGCCCGGACCCTCCGCACGTGATCGTCCTGACCACCTTCGACGCCGACGAGCACGTGCTGGCGGCGCTGGCCGCCGGCGCCGACGGGTTCCTGCTCAAGGACACCGCGCCGGCGCAGATCCTGGCCGCGATCCGCGCCGTCGCCGCCGGCGACCCGATGCTCTCGCCCTCGGTGACGCGCACGCTCATGGAGCGGTTCCGCACCGGCGCCACCACCGACCGGGCCACGCACGCGCGCCGGCGCCTGGACCTGCTGACACCACGCGAGCGCGAGGTCGCGATGGCCGTCGGCGCCGGCCTCAGCAACGCGGAGATCGCCCGCTCCCTGTACCTGTCGGTGCCGACGGTGAAGGCCCACGTGTCCCGGCTCTTCGAGAAGCTCGGGACCACTAACCGGGTCCAGATCGCGATCTGCGTGCACGACGCCCGCGCGCTCTGA
- a CDS encoding sensor histidine kinase — MDQASPEEFQPPVTWWGRTWRLVAMLGISAAVWLPVAEVQLRSAPWLFWLDLALGLCCYVLIHLRRRWPLPVALATSVLAAVSGTAAGPATLAAASLATHRRWRQLVPLFVVGFAGAQVYTVTQPAEAEEPLWLLSALNAIVLAACIGWGMYLGSRRELVWTLRRRAERAEAEQQLLAERARDNERSRIAREMHDVLAHRISQISLHAGALSFRDDLTATQMRESAAVIREKAHEALVDLRGVLGVLRDGAGEALVAPQPTYADLPALVAEARSSGVQVEYDDQVAATEPVPDAVGRTIYRIVQEGLTNVRKHAPGARLSIRVCGSPADGIEVRLRNPLGFGTTELPGSGLGLVGLAERAELRGGRLEHRRDGADFLLRGWLPWAA; from the coding sequence GTGGACCAGGCCAGCCCCGAGGAGTTCCAGCCGCCGGTGACGTGGTGGGGACGGACCTGGCGGCTGGTGGCGATGCTGGGCATCAGCGCCGCGGTGTGGCTGCCGGTCGCCGAGGTCCAGCTCCGGAGCGCGCCGTGGCTGTTCTGGCTCGATCTCGCCCTGGGCCTGTGCTGCTACGTCCTGATCCACCTCCGGCGGCGGTGGCCGCTGCCGGTCGCCCTGGCCACCAGCGTGCTGGCGGCCGTCTCGGGCACCGCCGCGGGCCCGGCAACCCTGGCCGCGGCCTCGCTCGCGACCCACCGACGCTGGCGGCAGCTGGTGCCGCTCTTCGTGGTCGGCTTCGCGGGGGCGCAGGTCTACACGGTCACCCAGCCCGCCGAGGCCGAGGAGCCGCTGTGGCTGCTCAGCGCCCTCAACGCGATCGTGCTCGCCGCCTGCATCGGGTGGGGCATGTACCTCGGCTCGCGCCGCGAGCTGGTCTGGACGCTGCGGCGGCGCGCCGAGCGGGCCGAGGCCGAGCAGCAGCTGCTGGCCGAGCGGGCCCGGGACAACGAGCGCTCGCGCATTGCCCGCGAGATGCACGACGTGCTCGCCCACCGGATCTCGCAGATCTCCCTGCACGCCGGCGCGCTCAGCTTCCGCGATGACCTGACGGCCACGCAGATGCGGGAGAGCGCCGCCGTCATCCGCGAGAAGGCCCACGAGGCGCTGGTGGACCTGCGCGGGGTCCTCGGGGTGCTGCGCGACGGTGCCGGCGAGGCCCTGGTCGCCCCGCAGCCGACGTACGCCGACCTGCCCGCCCTGGTCGCCGAGGCCCGTTCCTCCGGCGTCCAGGTCGAGTACGACGACCAGGTGGCCGCCACCGAGCCGGTGCCGGACGCGGTCGGCCGCACGATCTACCGGATCGTCCAGGAGGGGCTCACCAACGTGCGCAAGCATGCGCCCGGGGCGCGGCTCTCGATCCGGGTCTGCGGCTCCCCGGCGGACGGCATCGAGGTCCGGCTGCGCAACCCCCTCGGCTTCGGGACCACGGAGCTGCCCGGGTCCGGGCTGGGACTGGTGGGGCTGGCCGAGCGCGCCGAGCTGCGCGGCGGGCGCCTGGAGCACCGGCGAGACGGCGCGGACTTCCTCCTGCGCGGCTGGCTACCGTGGGCGGCATGA
- a CDS encoding ABC transporter ATP-binding protein has translation MITVEGLTKTYGGFTAVDDVSFECQPGRVTGFLGPNGAGKTTTMRAMVDLTPPTRGRATIGGHLYRDIPNPGRHVGVLLDAHAQHGGRTGREILTIGAKTMGLPMSRVEEMLALVSLSEAESKRRLRDYSLGMKQRLGIAHALLGDPSVLILDEPANGLDPAGIRWMRGLLKGYAARGGTVLLSSHLLHEVEQIADEMILIGRGKIVARGDRESLLANTGPASALVTSLDNDGLAAALRARGVESKPAGTGLRVSASPEDVGRAALDAGIVLTDLRTGSAGLEDLFLDLTADTQREGHPAAATQPTQQGATA, from the coding sequence ATGATCACAGTCGAGGGCCTCACCAAGACCTACGGCGGCTTCACAGCCGTCGACGACGTCAGCTTCGAGTGCCAGCCAGGGCGGGTCACCGGCTTCCTCGGTCCCAACGGAGCTGGCAAGACGACGACCATGCGGGCGATGGTGGACCTGACCCCGCCCACCCGGGGGCGCGCCACGATCGGCGGACACCTCTACCGCGACATCCCGAACCCGGGCCGGCACGTCGGGGTCCTCCTCGACGCCCACGCCCAGCACGGCGGGCGCACCGGCCGCGAGATCCTCACCATCGGCGCGAAGACGATGGGCCTGCCGATGTCGCGGGTCGAGGAGATGCTCGCGCTGGTCTCGCTGAGCGAGGCGGAGTCCAAGCGCCGGCTGCGCGACTACTCCCTCGGCATGAAGCAGCGCCTCGGGATCGCCCACGCCCTGCTCGGCGACCCCTCCGTGCTGATCCTCGACGAGCCCGCCAACGGCCTCGACCCGGCCGGCATCCGCTGGATGCGCGGCCTGCTCAAGGGGTACGCCGCGCGCGGCGGCACCGTGCTGCTCTCCAGCCACCTGCTCCACGAGGTCGAGCAGATCGCCGACGAGATGATCCTGATCGGCCGCGGGAAGATCGTCGCCCGCGGCGACCGCGAGTCGCTCCTGGCGAACACCGGCCCGGCGTCCGCGCTGGTGACCTCGCTCGACAACGACGGCCTGGCGGCCGCGCTGCGCGCCCGCGGCGTGGAGTCCAAGCCCGCCGGCACCGGCCTGCGGGTCTCGGCCTCGCCCGAGGACGTGGGCCGCGCCGCGCTCGACGCAGGCATCGTCCTCACCGACCTCCGCACCGGCAGCGCCGGGCTGGAGGACCTCTTCCTCGACCTCACCGCCGACACCCAGCGCGAGGGCCACCCCGCTGCGGCGACCCAGCCGACCCAGCAAGGAGCCACCGCATGA